From Streptomyces sp. NBC_00370, a single genomic window includes:
- a CDS encoding SpoIIE family protein phosphatase, which produces MTDDAALLDSAPATVLVIDDDESNRYVLSSWLRRGGHTVIEAHDGTQGLALLAPGLEPRPEVAVVDVRLPDMTGFEVCEHIKADPYTAALPVIHISAAALTPEDHAEGLHRGADAYLNQPIDPAEFLATVTATLRYARARRRAERLAARLTLLNRTTLDVYRAIGFHSFAAAATGGAASLMSCAVSAVFLTPQGQAVHSSITGPGQAPRSTPSTPELLNRLAGHTLGTGTGAEIARLPRAVWKTLLPGDQLDEDVILAVARTKRGRPPVCFAVPAAAVGGNDDQELFQQLAHACALSLEALRTYNEEHSFALTLQRTFLPDRLPAVPGVDLAFRYLPASRHAEIGGDFYEALETSDGLLLAIGDVAGHSMAAAAVMGEVRHGMRAYALEGHSPHHINERLETLLAQSQPGLTVTMCLILVEPGGRRLHISNAGHIPPLLLLPGGGAEFVHEHGPLLGLGLPHPAATVVDTAPGTRIVLITDGLVEVRSTNIDDSLDELSAAAATGPQELEALCDSLLERFGEEKDDDIALLTVRLN; this is translated from the coding sequence GTGACCGACGACGCGGCGCTGCTCGACAGTGCCCCAGCCACCGTTCTGGTGATCGACGACGACGAGTCGAACCGCTACGTCCTCAGCAGCTGGCTCAGGCGGGGCGGGCACACGGTGATCGAGGCGCACGACGGGACACAGGGCCTCGCGCTGCTCGCGCCGGGCCTGGAGCCGCGGCCCGAGGTCGCCGTCGTCGACGTACGGCTCCCGGACATGACCGGGTTCGAGGTCTGCGAACACATCAAGGCGGACCCGTACACCGCGGCGCTGCCGGTGATCCATATCTCGGCGGCCGCCCTCACCCCCGAGGACCACGCCGAGGGGCTGCACCGCGGGGCGGACGCGTATCTCAACCAGCCCATCGATCCCGCCGAGTTCCTGGCGACCGTCACGGCGACCCTGCGCTACGCGCGCGCCCGCCGCAGGGCCGAACGGCTCGCGGCGCGGCTGACCCTGCTCAACCGCACCACCCTCGACGTGTACCGGGCGATCGGCTTCCACTCCTTCGCCGCGGCGGCGACGGGCGGGGCCGCGTCCCTGATGTCGTGCGCCGTCAGCGCGGTCTTCCTGACCCCGCAGGGCCAGGCGGTGCACAGCTCCATCACCGGGCCCGGCCAGGCGCCGCGCTCCACGCCGTCCACCCCCGAGCTGCTGAACCGGCTGGCCGGACACACGCTCGGCACCGGCACCGGCGCGGAGATCGCCCGGCTGCCACGGGCCGTGTGGAAGACACTGCTGCCGGGCGACCAGCTCGACGAGGACGTGATCCTGGCGGTGGCGCGCACCAAGCGCGGCCGGCCGCCGGTCTGCTTCGCCGTACCGGCCGCCGCCGTGGGCGGCAACGACGACCAGGAGCTGTTCCAGCAACTGGCCCATGCCTGCGCCCTGTCGCTGGAGGCGCTGCGCACCTACAACGAGGAACACTCCTTCGCCCTCACACTCCAGCGCACCTTCCTGCCGGACCGGCTGCCCGCGGTGCCCGGGGTCGATCTGGCGTTCCGCTATCTGCCGGCGTCCCGGCACGCGGAGATCGGCGGTGACTTCTACGAGGCGCTGGAGACCTCCGACGGGCTGCTGCTCGCCATCGGTGACGTGGCGGGGCACTCCATGGCGGCGGCGGCCGTGATGGGTGAGGTGCGGCACGGGATGCGCGCCTACGCGCTGGAGGGCCACTCCCCGCACCACATCAACGAACGGCTGGAGACACTGCTGGCGCAGTCACAGCCGGGGCTCACCGTGACGATGTGTCTGATCCTGGTCGAGCCCGGTGGCCGCAGGCTCCACATCTCCAACGCGGGGCACATTCCGCCGCTGCTGCTCCTTCCCGGCGGCGGGGCCGAATTCGTCCACGAGCACGGCCCGTTGCTGGGGCTGGGGCTGCCGCACCCGGCGGCCACGGTGGTCGACACGGCGCCGGGCACCCGGATCGTCCTCATCACCGACGGGCTCGTCGAGGTCCGCAGCACCAACATCGACGACAGTCTCGACGAGTTGAGTGCCGCGGCCGCGACGGGTCCGCAGGAGCTCGAAGCGCTGTGCGACTCGCTGCTGGAGAGGTTCGGCGAGGAGAAGGACGACGACATCGCCCTGCTCACCGTCCGGCTCAACTGA